The sequence ACGGTGCTCGAGCTTCCGGCCGGACGTTAGAGTCAGGAGAGGGAAATGCTGGACAAGAACGCGATCGGTCGCGCTTCGCCACCGACGCTCAACGAGGTCGAGAAGGGCGCCATCCGCCGCTTCGCGGAGGCCATCGGGGACTACAACCCCATCTACTACGACGAGGAGTACGCTCGGGCATCCGGCTATCCCACCATCATCGCGCCCCCCACGTTCCCCGCGTCCTTCCACTCCGCGGCGGACCTGCGGGAGTTGCTCGGCGTAGGCATCAAGAGCCTGCTGCACGCCGAGCAGGGCTTCGACTACGAGCGGCCCATCTTCGCGGGGGACCGCATCTACGTGTCCACCCGCGTGTCGGACGTG comes from Pyxidicoccus parkwaysis and encodes:
- a CDS encoding MaoC family dehydratase N-terminal domain-containing protein, whose product is MLDKNAIGRASPPTLNEVEKGAIRRFAEAIGDYNPIYYDEEYARASGYPTIIAPPTFPASFHSAADLRELLGVGIKSLLHAEQGFDYERPIFAGDRIYVSTRVSDVFERPGISGRMDIAVIEDEGRDEEGNLVFRARRTLVVRATKETP